TCTGGATGCCAGAGAATAAAGTCAGATGAGGAGTACTGACTTGTCTTGTGCATGTAGCACTAGAATAACTGGCATTCAGTATAGTTGCCTTATGTCACCAACGTAGTAATTTTAGTACCGCTAGTCGAGGAATGTCGGCTAAAAGGCACCTAATGCCTTAGTTATTTTGGCCATATGAAaactgaaccttttttttttttttttttttttttttgtactgttttCTGGTTCCTGCTCTGCCTTGGTAACATCGGAGTTCCCGGGAAACTGGTACAAAGATTTAGCAGGTGTGGCCAGAAGGCAAGTTCTTCTTATGCAGCACTTATAGACTCTATACCCAACTGCTCCTTGAGTCTGAAGAGCTGTGTAAGAGTGATGTTGTTCCCGCCACACACAATAATGACCACTGATGAGAGATCTTGATCCAGCTTGCCTTCCTTTTGCAGTTTTCCAATCACGTCACTGTAAACTGCAGACAGAGCTGCTCCACATGCCGGTTCAACAAGCATTTTCTCATCATCTATTACGGAGAAAACTGACACTTAACACAATGTTCAgataacaaaaaaaatcatacaccCTACCCCAAAGATTAAGCTCTGATTTAATGTGTGACCCAAATGGACAATGgagtaaggctaagttcacacctgtgttttgCAGGTTACATCATTTGTTGTTCCCCCACTACAAATAATGTAAACATAAAGCAttccattgaagttaatggggaGAGAAAGAGCTGTTCAACTccttgcatcttttttttttttttttgcattgatttcAATGTACTATGTGTAATATGCTAGCTAGGCTGCAGAGAAATAACTTTAATTGTGGAttgaccaatttgccatgctttgtaatctgtaggtgctatataaataaagaattattattgaccTATGAAAGGATAAATAGTGTTGTGAGTGAGGATTCTGAATCGCTTCAGTAgtgtataatagtttattttatattactgGGCTTCCTGCCAGCAACACAGTCCCTTGGAAAGTGGCAGCTGCAGCAGTCAGTTTGTGTGCCCATGTCTCCTTGTGCATTCTTCTACTTCTCCTGCACACCATTCCCCTCGCTCAcctctgctcaatgcacatgactggAAGTGGGACTCATCACACTACTACTgttatgattcagaatgctgactaaGGCATTTTAAAATCGGCAAAGCATCGACTATTGGAATCTGTTTACTAGCTAAACATGACATTCCTGGAGAAAGAAGCGCTTCAAGTATTGCATTGTATTGCACCACAATCTATTATGCCTACTGCAAGGTTGCAATGCTTACTATTACTTACCTAAAAACCTTTCAATGGCCATTACAGCATCTTGGTCAGTGATGACCTCCGAGAATACGGGGTGTTCTTTAGCCACTTTCAGAGTTTGTGCTCCAACAGTTTTGGCGCCCAATGTTTTGGCCACACTAAGGGATAGGAAAAATGTTTTCAGTACATATTTTCACTAATGCAGTTTCATAGTTCATTATGATAGATCTTATAAtctgatttttattttaatgaagTCCCCTACAACTGCCAGTGAGTCTGAGAGCGCTGGCTTCGTCATCTATTAACCACATTCTTCAATCATCTCAACATAGGATACTGCTGCGCTCTCAATAGCACTGTATACCAATAAATGAGGAACTTGCTGCAGGTGAGGACTAGTGCAGGTGGATTACCAATTGTTTTGTACATTCTTCAATTATTGCAACTTTATATACCTAAATATTGGCATAAGCAAACTGTATGTATACTGTGATTACATATGTGTTACTTAGAGGCACTGGTAGTGTTTGAAGTTAACCTggaagcttttttttaaatatatatatatattatgcataaAATTAAGCTCAGtccaaaaaatgtattataattTGTAATGTATTATAGGTTAAATCTATGGCAGCTTTTAACTGCCACTTATTTCTGTACAGGAGGGGTCCCTACTTTATTAGGAGGAATATATGGACTAACAACTCACAAAGGGAGAGTTATCCGTATGATAAAGCACCGCCAGGGTGGATACATCATTAGGCTTAGGCTTCATGATGTATATGGCCTCCGTGCTGTGATTGTGGTCAAAACTATGCATGGTTTGACCTGGTGAAGTTTTGCATTAAAACCttttgaacagttttttttacaatgtttaaCTACTGACTTAGCACAAATAGTCTATTGCTAACTTGTTAAGGTTTATGTACCTGGTAATTTCTGGAAGAGTTACCAGCTTTCCTTCTTCCAGTGCGGCATTAAGACTGTGGGCACCTTTGGTTTCCATTGCAATTATGGGAACATCATTCCATCCGACTTCCTGGAGTCCTTGGACAACTCCGCAAAGCATGCCGCCACCACCGACTGAAAGGACTATTGCTCCTGGTTTGGAAGGCAGGCTTTCCTTCATTTCTTTTACCAGTGATGTGTGACCTTCCCTTTAAAGTGTATAGGTAACAATAAGTATTTGATAATAAACTAAAACCAACGCATTTGCAATAGATGTGACATTTCCGTTAAGTGAGCCTGATTAGTTTCTTACCATATTAAAGGGTCATCAAATGGAGGGATGTACACCCATCCTGGGTTATTCTTTACCAGCTCCTTAGCATGTTCAATAGTGTCATCAAGCATCTACAAGGACAAATAGGCTTTGTGAGAACCAAGGGAAAAGAAAACCACATGCTTACTTACTCATAGGAGTTTGTGCACAAGTTTGCAGTATTGCTCAAGAGTCAATAGTGGATGAAAATTGCAACACAGCAATGAATTGTGCCAAACTACTGCATTTTCTGCTGATGTTTAGTTTTGTCCTGGAATTTTTAAAGAGTAGTTTGATATGAATTTGGGTACTACATCTTTTCCATACCTCAGGGTACTATGCATATGATCAGGTAACTGGTGCATGTCTGACAACGATGTGCAATTTACTACAGAAGAAGAAACTGCTCACATGGTATAATGTGCTGGAATCGGACAATGCCCCATTAAAAAACCAGTGATATGGCCGCACAAattgtctatggcacccggtcacggtgtggtgaacacaaaggggcacatttacttagccgcctgttggagttcaccaaaagtgcattgtccgacgataatgaactGTGTGGCTCTTCACTatgatcgtgtgcctgatatcatgaatgtgacgctcaggtccaacagagttcaccatcttttaagtggtgcatgtaagtgcaatcactttgaaagttaaatcctgcaaatcagttggatcgttcaAAGGCGCTCCccctgttcccccccccccaatgtgggtAGCATGGAAGCAAGTACAGCTTCCCCAAaaaacatgcgccaaaatccaagcaCAGACACCTCTTAAATACCCGTCCAAGCagtgtaatccctgaaaacgatgcaaagtctgacaaaagtgagcagcgctacctttagtaaataaacccTACAGTGTCTCACCGCACTATGACTTAGCCGGGCGGCTTTTAATTGAAAGGGGAGGGGTGGGTGTGGGTGAGCCCACAGTCATGTAAATGAGGCCTTAGGCTAAATGCACACAGAGGGTTCCCTTATTACAAACAGGTAAGTGGCACTGTTAAGTAGCGTTCTTCAGAAGTGCTTAGCCAAAGGTTCTTTTAAAGTTTATTGTAGGTAAAAGTTCAATGCaacaatatataatttttttgtttttcatatatCTTAAATAATTTCTCTATCAAATGAAGAATGAACCTACCTCTCCGACCACACAGACGGTAGCACCTTCATCTTTGACCCTCTGAATTGTAAAACTTGGAGTAGTCACTGGCACAAGAATAGTGGCAGGAATAGACAGCATGCGGGCACTGTAAGCGGCTGCCAGGCCAGCATTACCTCCTACAAAAATAATAACATGATCAGCCTTGATATCTACTGACAATTACTGGAACATTCATGCTGTATCAATATAGTAAGCTTAATGACATGCTACTTATTATGACAGAGATGACTAAACTTAGGACACATATCAAAAAGTTTTAATGATTGTCATGACCTCAAAGCTGCACCAATTGTTAGAATTAAGGGTCTGAGCACCTATTTCCCTATCACTATCATACTATGTTGGCAGCAGTGGATTGAGATAAATGGAATTGTGCCACAATTTGGGCTTTCCAAGAATGGATAGGAAACCATTGAGCCTAAAATTGTCAGAAAAAGCACAATCTTCTATCCACATGAAAGGTTAGAAAATGCTAATCAATAGTTTTCTATGACTCTATATAAActatagaatattatatataACAGTTATCCAATGTAACAATGGAAAAATGTACTGCAATTTCGGAAACAATCATGAAATTTACCTGAAGAGCATACAAAATGTTTGCACCCACGTT
The DNA window shown above is from Engystomops pustulosus chromosome 1, aEngPut4.maternal, whole genome shotgun sequence and carries:
- the SDS gene encoding L-serine dehydratase/L-threonine deaminase, producing MPEITSLHLNTPLRDSVPMSKVAGTKVILKLDNAQPTGSFKIRGIGHLCKTWAERGCKHFVCSSGGNAGLAAAYSARMLSIPATILVPVTTPSFTIQRVKDEGATVCVVGEMLDDTIEHAKELVKNNPGWVYIPPFDDPLIWEGHTSLVKEMKESLPSKPGAIVLSVGGGGMLCGVVQGLQEVGWNDVPIIAMETKGAHSLNAALEEGKLVTLPEITSVAKTLGAKTVGAQTLKVAKEHPVFSEVITDQDAVMAIERFLDDEKMLVEPACGAALSAVYSDVIGKLQKEGKLDQDLSSVVIIVCGGNNITLTQLFRLKEQLGIESISAA